A single region of the Capra hircus breed San Clemente chromosome X unlocalized genomic scaffold, ASM170441v1, whole genome shotgun sequence genome encodes:
- the LOC108634355 gene encoding hephaestin-like, producing the protein MYSGLVGPLAICRKGILEPYGGRRDMNREFALLFLIFDENKSWYLEENVETYGSQDPGRVNLQDETFLESNKMHAINGKLYANLMGLTMYQGERVAWYMMAMGQDIDLHTVHFHAESFLYRSGESYRADVVDLFPGTFEVVEMVASNPGTWLLHCHVTDHVHAGMETTFMVLSQREHLRTTTTIPEEIGKVAIPRDIGEGNVKMLGMQIPIKDIEMLISVLIAMGVILLLIALVLCGVVWYQHRQRKLRRNRRSILDDSFKLLSLKQ; encoded by the exons ATGTACAGTGGCCTGGTGGGACCCTTGGCCATCTGCCGAAAAGGCATCCTGGAGCCCTACGGAGGAAGACGTGACATGAACCGAGAATTTGCCTTGTTATTCTTGATTTTTGATGAGAACAAGTCTTGGTATCTGgaggaaaatgtggaaacttATGGGTCCCAGGATCCAGGCCGTGTTAACCTACAGGATGAGACTTTCTTGGAGAGCAATAAAATGCATG CCATTAATGGAAAACTCTATGCCAACCTCATGGGCCTTACAATGTACCAAGGAGAACGAGTGGCCTGGTACATGATGGCGATGGGACAAGATATTGACCTACACACTGTCCATTTCCATGCAGAAAGCTTTCTCTACCGG AGTGGAGAGAGCTACCGGGCAGATGTAGTGGATTTGTTTCCAGGGACCTTTGAGGTTGTGGAGATGGTGGCCAGCAACCCTGGTACATGGCTGCTTCACTGCCATGTTACTGACCATGTCCATGCTGGCATGGAGACCACATTTATGGTCTTGTCCCAAAGAG aaCACTTAAGGACTACCACCACCATCCCTGAAGAGATTGGAAAAG TAGCGATTCCCAgagacattggagaaggcaatgtgaaGATGCTGGGCATGCAGATCCCTATAAAGGATATCGAGATGCTGATTTCTGTCTTGATTGCTATGGGTGTCATTCTCCTGCTCATTGCTCTGGTTctctgtggtgtggtgtggtatcAGCATCGTCAGAGAAAGTTACGGCGCAACAGGAGGTCCATCCTGGATGACAGCTTCAAGCTTCTGTCTCTCAAGCAGTAA